A window of Bufo gargarizans isolate SCDJY-AF-19 chromosome 9, ASM1485885v1, whole genome shotgun sequence contains these coding sequences:
- the LOC122946819 gene encoding heterogeneous nuclear ribonucleoprotein U-like protein 1 isoform X1, whose protein sequence is MGDHFHRGGYPPGPPRDFRRDGEGRYYGHHAPDHYGPSGGAFPPPHREEPIKQERDPFFDRRPLEPAPLLQNMALKTEFKQEEPDLGQRGPTAGGPPQSYQNRKRPYEDRGRGFYDHREDRRTRSPQGRGAAAGGGGGDEDDVFDESFVVLDNYNSDLPFKLSKDRTVGFPLTTEGFAYLWSGARATHGVNKGRVCFEIRIKEEIAVGHLPASEPDPHVVRVGWSLDSCSTQLGEEMYSYGYGGTAKKSTNSKFENYGETFAENDVIGCFIDFETRGDIEISFSKNGQYLGTAFRISRGAVGNQALFPHVLVKNCCVEFNFGQKTEPFCSCPPGFTFIQDVPTLEKVRGTEPPKNKGECEILMMVGLPGAGKTTWAMKHSAANPGKKYNILGTNAIMEKMRVMGLRRQRNYAGRWDVLIQQATKCLNQLIQIAARRKRNYILDQTNVYGTAQRRKMRPFEGFHRKAVIICPTDEDLLDRIVKRTDEEGKDVPDHAVLEMKANFSLPEPGDFLEEVIYIELQKEEAETLIREYNEEGKKAGQPPEKKFRGRGGGGVGRGEAARGGFDNRGPPGGSVGGRGGFQGRGGYNRGGGPGGGGSFNRGGNNTQSRWSGNSQDNGSEHRGGYGPDGLAGSRGGGYGADGQAGSRGGGYGADGQAGSRGGGYGADGQAGSRGGGYGADGQAGSRGGGYGSDGQAGSRGGGYGSDGQAGSRGGGYSPDGQAGRRGGGYGSDGPAGRRGGGYGSDGQAGSRGGGYGSDGQAGSRGGSYGSDGQASNRGSGYSGAASNPPSHSAPSSYGQGSSTFGQGGYSGAGGYSQSGSYGQAGGSGGSYSQGGGSTSGYSQGGGSTGGYSQGGGSGSGFSQGGTGGYNQGGGGGYSQGPGSSSGYSQGSGGYSQSSAGGGYSSSSQTYGGGAQSYSQGYTQPPPPSTSSSQPSYSQGGYGSQYQQPYGSQQWNQYQGQTPTPNPNPGQPQGQGQWSQWNYGAGGSSSYDQPGRYGGAQ, encoded by the exons ATTATGGACACCATGCGCCGGATCATTACGGACCCTCGGGCGGAGCTTTCCCACCACCTCACAGAGAGGAGCCGATTAAACAAGAGCGAGATCCGTTTTTTGACAGACGACCCTTGGAACCAGCTCCTCTTCTACAGAATATGG CTCTAAAAACAGAATTTAAACAGGAGGAGCCCGATCTTGGTCAGAGGGGTCCCACTGCTGGTGGTCCTCCACAGTCCTATCAAAATCGTAAAAGACCATATGAGGACCGAGGCAGAGGCTTCTACGATCACCGAGAAGACAGGAG AACGAGATCCCCGcagggtcgtggtgctgctgctggtggtggcGGTGGTGACGAGGACGACGTGTTTGACGAGAGCTTTGTCGTTCtggataact ATAACAGCGACCTGCCCTTCAAGCTGAGCAAAGACCGCACTGTAGGGTTCCCACTCACCACCGAGGGATTCGCTTATCTCTGGTCTGGAGCTCGTGCCACACATGGTGTGAACAAGGGACGGGTGTGCTTTGAGATAAGG ATAAAGGAAGAAATTGCGGTGGGACACCTCCCGGCCAGCGAGCCGGATCCACACGTTGTCCGTGTTGGTTGGTCCTTGGATTCTTGCAGTACACAGTTAG GAGAGGAAATGTATTCTTATGGATACGGAGGGACAGCAAAGAAGTCCACCAACAGCAAGTTTGAGAACTATGGAGAGACCTTTGCAGAGAATGATGTCATCGGCTGCTTCATT GATTTTGAAACTCGTGGCGACATAGAGATATCATTCTCCAAGAACGGGCAGTATTTGGGCACAGCCTTCCGTATCAGCAGGGGCGCTGTGGGTAACCAGGCCCTCTTCCCTCATGTTTTAGTAAAGAACTGCTGTGTTGAATTTAACTTTGGCCAAAAAACTGAACCGTTCTGCAGCTGTCCACCAGGGTTTACATTCATACAGGACGTGCCCACCTTAGAAAAAGTACGTGGAACGGAACCCCCCAAGAACAAAGGAGAGTGTGAG ATTTTAATGATGGTGGGACTGCCGGGAGCTGGTAAGACGACCTGGGCAATGAAGCACTCCGCAGCAAATCCAGGAAAGAAGTACAACATCCTTGGAACCAATGCCATTATGGAGAAAATGAGG GTAATGGGTCTTCGGAGACAGCGTAATTACGCCGGTCGTTGGGACGTCCTGATTCAGCAAGCCACAAAGTGTTTAAACCAGCTGATCCAAATAGCTGCCCGTAGGAAACGCAATTACATCCTCGATCAG ACAAACGTCTATGGCACAGCCCAGCGCAGGAAGATGCGACCGTTTGAAGGCTTTCATCGCAAGGCTGTTATAATCTGCCCCACAGACGAGGACCTTCTGGACCGTATTGTAAAGCGCACTGACGAGGAAGGAAAGGATGTCCCCGATCATGCTGTGCTAGAAATGAAAG caaattttagtctGCCGGAACCAGGGGACTTCCTGGAAGAGGTCATCTACATCGAGCTAcagaaggaggaggcagagacTCTGATCCGAGAGTATAatgaggaaggaaagaaggcaGGGCAGCCCCCAGAAAAGAAATTCCGAGGTCGTGGCGGGGGAGGAGTTGGCCGAGGAGAAGCAGCACGCGGTGGATTTGATAACCGGGGTCCCCCTGGTGGATCTGTTGGAGGTAGAGGAGGGTTTCAAGGTCGAGGTGGATACAACAGAGGAGGCGGTCCTGGCGGCGGAGGTT CATTTAACCGTGGAGGGAACAACACACAAAGCCGCTGGTCTGGGAACTCGCAGGATAATGGTTCAGAACATCGAGGCGGCTACGGTCCTGATGGTCTAGCAGGCAGCAGAGGCGGCGGCTACGGTGCTGATGGTCAAGCAGGCAGCCGAGGCGGCGGCTACGGTGCTGATGGTCAAGCAGGCAGCCGAGGCGGCGGTTACGGTGCTGATGGTCAAGCAGGCAGCCGAGGCGGCGGTTACGGTGCTGATGGTCAAGCAGGCAGCCGAGGCGGTGGCTACGGTTCTGATGGTCAAGCAGGCAGCCGGGGAGGTGGCTACGGTTCTGATGGTCAAGCAGGCAGTCGAGGTGGCGGCTACAGTCCTGATGGTCAAGCAGGCAGGCGAGGCGGCGGCTATGGTTCTGATGGTCCAGCAGGCAGGCGAGGCGGCGGCTATGGTTCCGATGGTCAAGCAGGCAGCCGAGGCGGCGGCTATGGTTCCGATGGTCAAGCAGGCAGCCGAGGCGGCAGCTATGGTTCTGATGGTCAAGCAAGCAACCGAGGCAGTGGTTATAGTGGTGCAGCATCAAATCCCCCTTCTCACAGTGCACCCAGCAGCTATGGCCAAGGATCA TCAACATTTGGACAAGGAGGTTACAGTGGTGCTGGAGGATATAGCCAGAGTGGAAGCTATGGACAAGCTGGAGGAAGTGGGGGTAGCTATAGCCAAGGTGGAGGAAGTACCAGTGGCTATAGCCAAGGTGGAGGAAGTACTGGTGGCTATAGCCAAGGCGGAGGAAGTGGCAGTGGATTCAGCCAGGGAGGCACAGGTGGCTACAACCAAGGTGGAGGTGGTGGTTACAGCCAGGGCCCTGGAAGCAGCAGTGGCTACAGCCAAGGAAGTGGAGGATACAGCCAGAGTAGTGCTGGAGGCGGATACAGTAGCAGCAGTCAAACCTATGGTGGTGGAGCGCAAAGCTACAGTCAAGGATATACTCAACCTCCGCCCCCGAGCACCTCCTCTTCTCAGCCATCTTATAGTCAGGGTGGCTACGGTTCACAGTACCAGCAACCG tATGGAAGTCAGCAATGGAACCAGTATCAAGGTCAGACACCGACACCGAATCCTAATCCTGGCCAGCCGCAGGGTCAAGGTCAGTGGAGCCAGTGGAACTACGGcgcaggcggcagcagcagttaCGACCAGCCCGGTAGATACGGAGGGGCCCAGTGA
- the LOC122946819 gene encoding heterogeneous nuclear ribonucleoprotein U-like protein 1 isoform X2 yields MGDHFHRGGYPPGPPRDFRRDGEGRYYGHHAPDHYGPSGGAFPPPHREEPIKQERDPFFDRRPLEPAPLLQNMALKTEFKQEEPDLGQRGPTAGGPPQSYQNRKRPYEDRGRGFYDHREDRRTRSPQGRGAAAGGGGGDEDDVFDESFVVLDNYNSDLPFKLSKDRTVGFPLTTEGFAYLWSGARATHGVNKGRVCFEIRIKEEIAVGHLPASEPDPHVVRVGWSLDSCSTQLGEEMYSYGYGGTAKKSTNSKFENYGETFAENDVIGCFIDFETRGDIEISFSKNGQYLGTAFRISRGAVGNQALFPHVLVKNCCVEFNFGQKTEPFCSCPPGFTFIQDVPTLEKVRGTEPPKNKGECEILMMVGLPGAGKTTWAMKHSAANPGKKYNILGTNAIMEKMRVMGLRRQRNYAGRWDVLIQQATKCLNQLIQIAARRKRNYILDQTNVYGTAQRRKMRPFEGFHRKAVIICPTDEDLLDRIVKRTDEEGKDVPDHAVLEMKANFSLPEPGDFLEEVIYIELQKEEAETLIREYNEEGKKAGQPPEKKFRGRGGGGVGRGEAARGGFDNRGPPGGSVGGRGGFQGRGGYNRGGGPGGGGSFNRGGNNTQSRWSGNSQDNGSEHRGGYGPDGLAGSRGGGYGADGQAGSRGGGYGADGQAGSRGGGYGADGQAGSRGGGYGSDGQAGSRGGGYGSDGQAGSRGGGYSPDGQAGRRGGGYGSDGPAGRRGGGYGSDGQAGSRGGGYGSDGQAGSRGGSYGSDGQASNRGSGYSGAASNPPSHSAPSSYGQGSSTFGQGGYSGAGGYSQSGSYGQAGGSGGSYSQGGGSTSGYSQGGGSTGGYSQGGGSGSGFSQGGTGGYNQGGGGGYSQGPGSSSGYSQGSGGYSQSSAGGGYSSSSQTYGGGAQSYSQGYTQPPPPSTSSSQPSYSQGGYGSQYQQPYGSQQWNQYQGQTPTPNPNPGQPQGQGQWSQWNYGAGGSSSYDQPGRYGGAQ; encoded by the exons ATTATGGACACCATGCGCCGGATCATTACGGACCCTCGGGCGGAGCTTTCCCACCACCTCACAGAGAGGAGCCGATTAAACAAGAGCGAGATCCGTTTTTTGACAGACGACCCTTGGAACCAGCTCCTCTTCTACAGAATATGG CTCTAAAAACAGAATTTAAACAGGAGGAGCCCGATCTTGGTCAGAGGGGTCCCACTGCTGGTGGTCCTCCACAGTCCTATCAAAATCGTAAAAGACCATATGAGGACCGAGGCAGAGGCTTCTACGATCACCGAGAAGACAGGAG AACGAGATCCCCGcagggtcgtggtgctgctgctggtggtggcGGTGGTGACGAGGACGACGTGTTTGACGAGAGCTTTGTCGTTCtggataact ATAACAGCGACCTGCCCTTCAAGCTGAGCAAAGACCGCACTGTAGGGTTCCCACTCACCACCGAGGGATTCGCTTATCTCTGGTCTGGAGCTCGTGCCACACATGGTGTGAACAAGGGACGGGTGTGCTTTGAGATAAGG ATAAAGGAAGAAATTGCGGTGGGACACCTCCCGGCCAGCGAGCCGGATCCACACGTTGTCCGTGTTGGTTGGTCCTTGGATTCTTGCAGTACACAGTTAG GAGAGGAAATGTATTCTTATGGATACGGAGGGACAGCAAAGAAGTCCACCAACAGCAAGTTTGAGAACTATGGAGAGACCTTTGCAGAGAATGATGTCATCGGCTGCTTCATT GATTTTGAAACTCGTGGCGACATAGAGATATCATTCTCCAAGAACGGGCAGTATTTGGGCACAGCCTTCCGTATCAGCAGGGGCGCTGTGGGTAACCAGGCCCTCTTCCCTCATGTTTTAGTAAAGAACTGCTGTGTTGAATTTAACTTTGGCCAAAAAACTGAACCGTTCTGCAGCTGTCCACCAGGGTTTACATTCATACAGGACGTGCCCACCTTAGAAAAAGTACGTGGAACGGAACCCCCCAAGAACAAAGGAGAGTGTGAG ATTTTAATGATGGTGGGACTGCCGGGAGCTGGTAAGACGACCTGGGCAATGAAGCACTCCGCAGCAAATCCAGGAAAGAAGTACAACATCCTTGGAACCAATGCCATTATGGAGAAAATGAGG GTAATGGGTCTTCGGAGACAGCGTAATTACGCCGGTCGTTGGGACGTCCTGATTCAGCAAGCCACAAAGTGTTTAAACCAGCTGATCCAAATAGCTGCCCGTAGGAAACGCAATTACATCCTCGATCAG ACAAACGTCTATGGCACAGCCCAGCGCAGGAAGATGCGACCGTTTGAAGGCTTTCATCGCAAGGCTGTTATAATCTGCCCCACAGACGAGGACCTTCTGGACCGTATTGTAAAGCGCACTGACGAGGAAGGAAAGGATGTCCCCGATCATGCTGTGCTAGAAATGAAAG caaattttagtctGCCGGAACCAGGGGACTTCCTGGAAGAGGTCATCTACATCGAGCTAcagaaggaggaggcagagacTCTGATCCGAGAGTATAatgaggaaggaaagaaggcaGGGCAGCCCCCAGAAAAGAAATTCCGAGGTCGTGGCGGGGGAGGAGTTGGCCGAGGAGAAGCAGCACGCGGTGGATTTGATAACCGGGGTCCCCCTGGTGGATCTGTTGGAGGTAGAGGAGGGTTTCAAGGTCGAGGTGGATACAACAGAGGAGGCGGTCCTGGCGGCGGAGGTT CATTTAACCGTGGAGGGAACAACACACAAAGCCGCTGGTCTGGGAACTCGCAGGATAATGGTTCAGAACATCGAGGCGGCTACGGTCCTGATGGTCTAGCAG GCAGCCGAGGCGGCGGCTACGGTGCTGATGGTCAAGCAGGCAGCCGAGGCGGCGGTTACGGTGCTGATGGTCAAGCAGGCAGCCGAGGCGGCGGTTACGGTGCTGATGGTCAAGCAGGCAGCCGAGGCGGTGGCTACGGTTCTGATGGTCAAGCAGGCAGCCGGGGAGGTGGCTACGGTTCTGATGGTCAAGCAGGCAGTCGAGGTGGCGGCTACAGTCCTGATGGTCAAGCAGGCAGGCGAGGCGGCGGCTATGGTTCTGATGGTCCAGCAGGCAGGCGAGGCGGCGGCTATGGTTCCGATGGTCAAGCAGGCAGCCGAGGCGGCGGCTATGGTTCCGATGGTCAAGCAGGCAGCCGAGGCGGCAGCTATGGTTCTGATGGTCAAGCAAGCAACCGAGGCAGTGGTTATAGTGGTGCAGCATCAAATCCCCCTTCTCACAGTGCACCCAGCAGCTATGGCCAAGGATCA TCAACATTTGGACAAGGAGGTTACAGTGGTGCTGGAGGATATAGCCAGAGTGGAAGCTATGGACAAGCTGGAGGAAGTGGGGGTAGCTATAGCCAAGGTGGAGGAAGTACCAGTGGCTATAGCCAAGGTGGAGGAAGTACTGGTGGCTATAGCCAAGGCGGAGGAAGTGGCAGTGGATTCAGCCAGGGAGGCACAGGTGGCTACAACCAAGGTGGAGGTGGTGGTTACAGCCAGGGCCCTGGAAGCAGCAGTGGCTACAGCCAAGGAAGTGGAGGATACAGCCAGAGTAGTGCTGGAGGCGGATACAGTAGCAGCAGTCAAACCTATGGTGGTGGAGCGCAAAGCTACAGTCAAGGATATACTCAACCTCCGCCCCCGAGCACCTCCTCTTCTCAGCCATCTTATAGTCAGGGTGGCTACGGTTCACAGTACCAGCAACCG tATGGAAGTCAGCAATGGAACCAGTATCAAGGTCAGACACCGACACCGAATCCTAATCCTGGCCAGCCGCAGGGTCAAGGTCAGTGGAGCCAGTGGAACTACGGcgcaggcggcagcagcagttaCGACCAGCCCGGTAGATACGGAGGGGCCCAGTGA